GTGCAGGTTCTTGGCGTGGGCCGAGGCCTCGAATTGCTCCTTGAGCCCCTTGGCCTGGGCGTCGTACTTCTTGGAAAGGGCCTCCTTCTCGTTCTCGAAGGTCTCCTGGCGAAACGCCTCCGGGATCTTGCGCTTGAGGGTTTCGACCAGCCGGTCCATGTCGCGGCGCAGCTCGCGCGCCTGGCCGGCCTCCAGGCGCACAGCCCGGGGACGGTCGGGATCCTTGAAGTGGAAGAGGTACACCCAGTCGGCCGGCGGCGGCAGCTCGGGCAGGGACCCCGCCACGAGCTCCTTGAGCAGCGCCTCCTTGCGGTTGCCCGTAAGCCCCACCACGTACACGTTGTACCCCGGCGCCCGCATTCGCACCCCGAGCCGGATGGAGCGCAATGCCCGCTCCTGCCCCAGGGGGTTTCGCAGGGGTTCCACGTCGGCAGTGGTCTCGAACGGGAAGGTGACCAGGTCGATGGCGGGGCCCAGGTCGGTGGGGCCCAGCTCACGGGGCGCGGTGACGTTCTCGCTCATCGGGGGCTCCTGTTCTCCCGCCGCGGGATCTCGATGCTGAGCACCCCGTCCTCGAGGTGGGCGTGAATGCCGTCCGGATCCGCGTCCGCGGGAAGGTGAAACGCGCGCTCGAAGCGGCCGCACGTGCGCTCCACCAAATGGTGGTGCTCTCCTCCCCGGCGGCGCACCCGCTGGCGCACCCCCTCCACCCGCAACGTCCGGCCCTCCGCGGCAATGGAGAGATCGGAGGCCCGCACCCCGGGCACGTCCATCTGGATCCAGTATCGGTCGGGCTCCTCCACCACGTCGCAGGCGGGTTTCCAGGAGGAGGCTTCAGGGCTGCGACCCCAGGTCGTGTGGACCAGGGTGTCGAAGAGGCGGTCCACCTCGAAGCGCAAGGAAGGGAAGACGGGCTCTCGGGCCATGGCGCGCTCCAGCACGGGTTTCCCCCCGGCCGTTGCCAGGCTAGCAGGGGCAACAGCGCGGGTCAAAGGATCCGAGCCCAGAAACTCGAACTCCCTGCCGGCGGGCCGCTGCGGGCAGGTGTGGCGCGCTGGAGCCGTCCTTCTGCGCCCCGCTGCTTGACTTCGCCACCCCGTTTGATAGGCTGGCGCCCTTGGCGCAACGTACCTGGAGCACCGCACGCGTGCGGCCTCCGGCACAGCCGGACGAGTGGGGAGAACCGATGTTCAACTTCGCCGTGTACCGGAAATTTCTCACCCTGAACAACGGCAAGCGGGTCCTGGTCCGCCCCCTTCTCGCCGAGGACCACAAGCGCCTCTTCGACCTCTTCGCCGAGGCCTCCGAGGAGGACGCAAAGTTCCTCAAGGACGAAGTCAAGAAGCCCGAGACGGTGGATCGCTGGATCGCCCACCTCGACTACGGGCGCGTCATGCCGCTCGTGGCGTACTGCGACGACCGCCTGGTGGGGGACGTGGCGCTCTACATCGGGGCCAAGACCGTGCGCCACGTGGGCGAGATCCGCATCTTCCTCGCGTCGGACTTCCGCGGGGTGGGCCTGGGGAGCAAGATGCTCCAGGAGATGTTCGAGATCGCAAAGAAGGTGAACCTCCAGTTTCTGAAGGCCGAGGTCATCCTGGACCACGTGAAGGTCGTGAAGGCCTTCCGGCGCCTGGGCTTCGACCTGCGGTGCACGCTCGACGACTACTTCCTGCGCCGGGACGGGGTGGCCCACGACGTGGCGCTGATGATGAAGCGGCTGACGCGACCGGAGGAGTACACCTTCTAGGAGAAGACCATGAGACGGATCGAGAAGTCGGCGTGGATGCGCTGGCTGCTTGCCGGGGCAGTCCTGGCCCTGTGGACCCTGGCGGGCTGCGGCGGGGCCGGGGATACGGCGGACGGGGGAGCGAGCCCAAGTGGCCGGGTGGCGGTGGTGCTGACCGACGGGCCGGCGGACGACTTCGACCAGATCAACGTGACCATCACCCGCATCGAGCTCTTTGCCTCGGCGGGCGAGAAGGTCGCCGTATTCCAGGGACCGCCGAGGGAGTTCAATCTCCTGGCCCTGGCAGGGGAGTCGGAGCTCTTCGCCCTGGCGGAGGTGCCGGCGGGAACCTACGAGAAGATCCGGCTCACCGTGAGCACCCTGGAGCTCGTGCGGCTGCGGGACGACGGCACAGTGGCCGAGAGCCACAGCCCCTCCCTGCCCGGCAACGGGAAGATCGACCTGAATCCCCGTGGGGCCTTCCACGTGGGGACCGGGGAAACGGTGGTCGTGCAGCTCGACCTGGACGCCCGAAAGTCCATCCACGTAGTCCAGGCGGGCAACAAGGACAAGTACGTCTTCCGGCCCGTGGTCTTCGTCGACGTGCTCCGCCGCGAGTTCCCCGGCAAGCTCACCCGGATCAAGGGAGAGGTGCAGGAAGTCTCGCCGGACGGCTCCTTCCTGCTCTGCCCCGCCGGCACGTTCGGGGACAGTGCCGCCTGGGGGCGGTGCGTCGCGGTGGCCGTGGACGCCCAGACCTCCTTTTTCGGTCCGGAAGGAAGCCCGGTCGAAGGCGTGGAGGAGGGAGACGCCGTGGAGGCGGTGGGCCGCTTCCGCCTCGTACCCGACGCGGTTCCCGGGGCGGAGTTCCCCGTCTTCGACGCCCTGGTGGTCGAGATCGGCGCCTACCTCAAGCTCACGGGCACGGTGCGCTCCGCCCCCGTGGTCACAGGGACGTTCGGCACCTTTCTGTTCGAGCTGGACCGGGGCCAGGGCATCACCGGCAACCTCGAGGTCCAGACCCACCTCTTCCAGGGCACCCGGTTCTTCTCCCGGGAGGGCGAGGAGCTGGAGATCGACGCCCTCGAAGTGGGCAGCCGCGCCAGCATCGACGGCGTACTCTTCCTCTCGAACACGGCGATCGCCGCCGACGTGCTCAAGGCTGCCCTGGTGGTGGTGGAGATCACGCCGGAGGCCCCCGGCGACATGGAAGGGGTGATCGCGGACATCGAGGCCCCGGCACGCCGCCTGACCCTGGGGGGCGGGGCCTGCGCCCTGGTGCCCTCGGGAGCCCGGCTCTTCCGCATGACCCAGGCCCCCGGGGGGACGTCGGTCGCCCTCGTCCCCCTGGCGTTCTCCGACCTCGCCGCCGGCCAGACCGTGCGGCTCTTCGGGGTTTTCGACGACAGCTGCCTGCGCACCGACGTGGGGTTTGTACTGGAGAACCTGGAGTAGCGGCGGCAGCCGCCACGAAGGCCGACGCAATAGGGAGGCGGGCTCCGGGAGCCCGCCTCCGTGTATTTTCTCGATGAGGCGCGGGTTGACATCGGCCCCTGCCAACCTATCCTGCGCGCGAGTCGTCACGAGTTGCCTCGGGCTTCGCCGAGAGGAGGCAAGCGATCATGGGACGCCCTATCGCCGGATGCCTGGGCCTGGGCATTCTTCTTTGCGCCCTGGGCGGGCCGGGCCTCGCCGAAGAGCCTCGGGTCACCCAGGAGTGGAGCCGGCAGGGCCGGGCGGTCGCCGCGGGCTTCATGGCCGAGCTCCGAACCGAGCTCCTCGCCGCCCTGGAAGCCGGAGGGCCGGTGAACGGCATCGAGGTCTGCCGAGGAAAGGCGCGGGAGATCGCCGAGCGACACTCCCGGGAGAGCGGATTCCGGGTGGGACGCACGAGCTCCCGCTCCCGTGTGCGCAACCCCCGCAACACCCCCGATGCCTGGGAAGCGAAAGTCTTCGCGACCTTCCAGGCCCGGGCAGCGGCAGGCGAACCACCCGGCGGCCTGGAACACTCCGAGGTGGTGGACCAGGGCGGCAGGCGCGTCTTCCGCCAGCTCCTGGCCATCCCCATGGGGGAGCCCTGCCTGGCGTGCCACGGGGAGAAACTGGACGCCAAGGTCCAGGGGGCGATTCACGCGCTCTATCCGGAGGACCGCGCCGTGGGCTTCCGGGTGGGGGAGGTTCGCGGTGCCTTTACCCTGAGCCGGGATCTGGAATGACCGGGCGCCTTTCCCCCCCGCCGGGACCGCCGCCGGAACGACCTCCACCAGAACGGGCAACCCCCACCGCCGCCGAGGCGGTGCCGATCCGCACGGAGTGGATTCGCCTGGATCAGCTCCTCAAGCTCGCCGACGCCGTCTCCGGCGGGGGCGAGGCCAAGGTCCTCGTGCAGCAGGGGGACGTGCGGGTGAACGGGCAGGTGGAGACGCGTCGGGGGCGAAAGCTCCGCCCAGGGGATACCGCCGAGATCGGCGCGCGCCTGCTTCGGGTCACGGCCGGCTCCTGACCGCACGATTCCTCGCCGGAGAGACGCGCGGCCGACGCCTCGGCGAAGCGCCCCTACCCACGGCCGCCACCATCGGCAGCGGGCCCCCGCTGCCGTGTTTTCCCTTTGCCCCTCAAGGCCCTCCCCGAATCGGACGATACCTAAGCCAGCTCGCTCCGGCCCGTGCTCCAGCGGCCGGGTCGCGCGGGCGCGCCACCGGCGCGCATCCCCTGGAACCAGCCAACCACAGGCCAGCCCTGGGCGGCCGGAGGATCGAATCCGTGGACATCGTCCTCTCCCATCAAGCGCTCGAAGACATTGCCGCCATCCTCGACAAAGACCTGCTGCGGGCCGGGGCCGACTGCGCCGTGGTGGTGGACCGCGCCGGGTACGTGATCGTCAACCGGGGCGACCCCTCCACCCTCGACGTCGTGGCCCTGGCGGCGCTGTCTGCCGCCAACTACGGCGCCACGGAGCAGATTGCCAAGATCATCGGCGAACACGACTTCGCCCTCCTGTTCCACAAGGGAAAGAACGAGAGCGTCCACTACACGAAGATGGGGGACGACTACTTCCTCATCACCCTCTTCGGCAAGGAGGTCTCCCTGGGGCTCATCCGCATGCGGACCGCCCAGGTGAAGGACCGGATCCTGCCGATCCTGCATGGGGAGAAGTAGCGTGTCTTTCATCAACCTCGCGAGAAACGAGATCCAGGTCAAGATCGTCTTCTACGGGCCGGGCCGGTGCGGCAAGACGACGAACCTGCTCTACCTCCATGAGGTGATGACCGACAACGTGCGCGGCAAGATGATCACCATCGACACGAAGGGGGACCGGACGCTCTTCTTCGACTTCCTGCCCCTGGCGCTCGGGCAGATCCACAACATGAGCATCAAGATACAGCTCTACACCGTGCCGGGACAGGTCATGTACAACGC
The Thermodesulfobacteriota bacterium genome window above contains:
- a CDS encoding Hsp20/alpha crystallin family protein, with protein sequence MAREPVFPSLRFEVDRLFDTLVHTTWGRSPEASSWKPACDVVEEPDRYWIQMDVPGVRASDLSIAAEGRTLRVEGVRQRVRRRGGEHHHLVERTCGRFERAFHLPADADPDGIHAHLEDGVLSIEIPRRENRSPR
- a CDS encoding GNAT family N-acetyltransferase encodes the protein MFNFAVYRKFLTLNNGKRVLVRPLLAEDHKRLFDLFAEASEEDAKFLKDEVKKPETVDRWIAHLDYGRVMPLVAYCDDRLVGDVALYIGAKTVRHVGEIRIFLASDFRGVGLGSKMLQEMFEIAKKVNLQFLKAEVILDHVKVVKAFRRLGFDLRCTLDDYFLRRDGVAHDVALMMKRLTRPEEYTF
- a CDS encoding DUF4382 domain-containing protein, whose amino-acid sequence is MRRIEKSAWMRWLLAGAVLALWTLAGCGGAGDTADGGASPSGRVAVVLTDGPADDFDQINVTITRIELFASAGEKVAVFQGPPREFNLLALAGESELFALAEVPAGTYEKIRLTVSTLELVRLRDDGTVAESHSPSLPGNGKIDLNPRGAFHVGTGETVVVQLDLDARKSIHVVQAGNKDKYVFRPVVFVDVLRREFPGKLTRIKGEVQEVSPDGSFLLCPAGTFGDSAAWGRCVAVAVDAQTSFFGPEGSPVEGVEEGDAVEAVGRFRLVPDAVPGAEFPVFDALVVEIGAYLKLTGTVRSAPVVTGTFGTFLFELDRGQGITGNLEVQTHLFQGTRFFSREGEELEIDALEVGSRASIDGVLFLSNTAIAADVLKAALVVVEITPEAPGDMEGVIADIEAPARRLTLGGGACALVPSGARLFRMTQAPGGTSVALVPLAFSDLAAGQTVRLFGVFDDSCLRTDVGFVLENLE
- a CDS encoding DUF3365 domain-containing protein; translation: MGRPIAGCLGLGILLCALGGPGLAEEPRVTQEWSRQGRAVAAGFMAELRTELLAALEAGGPVNGIEVCRGKAREIAERHSRESGFRVGRTSSRSRVRNPRNTPDAWEAKVFATFQARAAAGEPPGGLEHSEVVDQGGRRVFRQLLAIPMGEPCLACHGEKLDAKVQGAIHALYPEDRAVGFRVGEVRGAFTLSRDLE
- a CDS encoding RNA-binding S4 domain-containing protein; the protein is MPIRTEWIRLDQLLKLADAVSGGGEAKVLVQQGDVRVNGQVETRRGRKLRPGDTAEIGARLLRVTAGS
- a CDS encoding roadblock/LC7 domain-containing protein codes for the protein MDIVLSHQALEDIAAILDKDLLRAGADCAVVVDRAGYVIVNRGDPSTLDVVALAALSAANYGATEQIAKIIGEHDFALLFHKGKNESVHYTKMGDDYFLITLFGKEVSLGLIRMRTAQVKDRILPILHGEK